From the genome of Torulaspora globosa chromosome 2, complete sequence, one region includes:
- the PSY4 gene encoding Psy4p (ancestral locus Anc_7.485) produces MTATATDTAQTVSDVDTNMMGIRSEKLYNLLKTIVDTGDCSVLNENDPEEVLAEIIKRITLNIPEDAFRVVGAADELQRLKYRLAEIGDYLRRNFQAKGTYPFTILRICELCYDPLKYFRVFELEKFVHAISSCCFVETSWKLFEDCPGQRSARNHSAVTNGDSEQEDVSLTKIPWIDEKTEKKLIPFIKEIDSVMSVNFGFEDDEDDEDESMGVELNQFGGADGDFVIEEYYEKDPGDEDDDDDDGDGDYVEDAQSDTEDDDQDGDSEDEDIDDTRGNPQRKRKTMELDDFEYVEKSARKSKLTTPKIRPKLRDGLIGSPGSSGLSEDQDTPRSSQEEERPGGQSQISSLDQEVSFLISPANKNSSNTFEEGKIRAVTDAPYERDLGSPLSNRAR; encoded by the coding sequence ATGACAGCGACGGCGACTGATACAGCACAGACGGTAAGTGATGTCGACACTAATATGATGGGCATTCGGTCCGAAAAACTTTACAATTTGCTGAAGACGATAGTGGATACTGGAGACTGCAGTGTCTTGAACGAAAACGATCCGGAAGAAGTTTTGGCGGAAATAATAAAACGAATAACACTCAACATACCGGAGGATGCGTTCAGAGTAGTGGGAGCGGCCGATGAACTTCAGCGACTGAAGTATAGGCTTGCTGAGATTGGTGACTACTTGAGGAGAAATTTCCAGGCGAAAGGTACATATCCCTTTACAATCTTGAGGATTTGTGAATTGTGCTACGATCCCCTCAAGTATTTTAGAGTATTCGAGCTAGAGAAGTTTGTTCATGCAATCTCGAGTTGCTGCTTTGTGGAGACCAGCTGGAAGCTATTCGAAGACTGTCCGGGTCAGCGATCTGCTCGCAATCATTCCGCGGTAACCAACGGCGACAGTGAGCAGGAAGATGTATCGTTGACCAAGATACCTTGGATTGATGAGAAGACTGAAAAAAAACTAATTCCGTTTATTAAGGAGATCGACAGTGTGATGAGCGTGAATTTTGGATTCGAagacgacgaggatgacgaagatgagagcATGGGCGTTGAACTGAACCAATTTGGCGGCGCCGACGGAGACTTCGTGATCGAGGAATACTATGAGAAAGATCctggagatgaagatgatgacgatgatgatggCGATGGCGATTACGTTGAAGACGCACAGTCAGATACTGAAGACGATGATCAAGACGGGGATTCAGAGGATGAGGATATTGATGACACCAGAGGCAATCCGCAGCGCAAGAGAAAAACTATGGAGTTGGACGATTTCGAATACGTTGAGAAGTCGGCACGAAAGAGCAAACTAACCACGCCTAAGATTAGGCCAAAGTTAAGAGATGGTCTTATAGGGTCGCCCGGAAGTAGTGGTTTATCGGAGGATCAGGACACGCCTAGGAGCTCGCAAGAGGAAGAGCGACCGGGTGGGCAGTCGCAGATATCTAGTCTGGACCAGGAAGtttcattcttgatctcgCCAGCAAATAAAAACAGCAGCAATACGTTCGAGGAGGGCAAGATACGAGCTGTGACGGATGCACCATATGAAAGGGATCTCGGAAGCCCATTGAGCAACAGGGCAAGGTGA
- a CDS encoding M20 family metallopeptidase (ancestral locus Anc_7.482): MLEKTQGGRSKRRCVLNVVVLGLITLLFVGKYRERVSSRPGESFRCQGFEPLLGKPSGEVCKILQSSQLQNETLSKLSNAVRIPTEMYDYFPDPGEEPEYEGWKPFAKLHEQLSSDFPLVWSKLAVEKVNEYALLLTWEGTEKDLKPVVFAAHMDVVPVEKKTWGLWEHEPFSGHWDGEFLWGRGSFDDKNMLIGVLQAVEYILREEPDFKPERGIVIALGSDEESTGRYGAKYISSVLLDRYGENGIYSIVDEGVNGVKNVEGVWIAAPGTGEKGFINVQFDVRTPGGHSSVPPDHTSIGISAEIIHDIESEAFPPKFTPENPVTQYYQCAAQYSETMDEGLRLDFLSAMEDEGSNRRVLEHLIKTGGKKTECLFKTTRAFDIINGGIKANALPESVSFLLNSRVSVESSVDETVSVFSNAALKVAKKYGLGYSMNEDVLVDATDRGSVKLVVERSLEPAPVSPNNEVWREFAGSIKGFYEKVVFPAKFQNSTTSLVVAPSIMTANTDTCHYWKLTKNIYRYQPGFAMEDTLSTIHSVNEHVDAETVMQVVGFYYNYIHLVNGQDF; the protein is encoded by the coding sequence ATGCTGGAGAAGACGCAGGGTGGAAGGAGCAAGAGGCGCTGTGTGCTCAACGTCGTTGTACTCGGGCTGATAACACTGTTGTTCGTGGGCAAGTATCGGGAAAGAGTTTCGAGCAGGCCTGGGGAGTCCTTTCGTTGTCAGGGGTTTGAGCCATTGCTGGGTAAACCGTCGGGTGAAGTGTGCAAGATTCTGCAGAGTTCTCAGCTGCAGAACGAGACTTTGAGTAAATTGTCCAATGCAGTGCGAATCCCCACGGAAATGTACGACTACTTCCCGGATCCAGGCGAGGAACCCGAGTACGAGGGCTGGAAGCCTTTTGCTAAGCTGCACGAGCAGCTATCGAGCGATTTTCCTCTGGTTTGGTCCAAGTTAGCAGTGGAAAAGGTCAACGAGTATGCGCTCTTGCTCACCTGGGAGGGCACGGAGAAGGATCTCAAGCCCGTTGTCTTTGCAGCCCACATGGATGTTGTGCCAGtggagaagaaaacgtGGGGACTGTGGGAACACGAACCCTTCAGCGGCCATTGGGATGGTGAGTTTTTGTGGGGTCGTGGGTCCTTTGACGATAAGAACATGCTGATCGGTGTCTTGCAGGCGGTCGAGTACATTCTGCGGGAGGAGCCGGACTTCAAACCAGAACGTGGGATCGTCATTGCCCTAGGCTCTGATGAGGAGAGCACTGGCAGATACGGCGCAAAATATATCAGCTCAGTTTTGCTTGACAGATATGGCGAGAACGGCATCTACTCTATTGTCGACGAAGGCGTGAACGGGGTAAAGAATGTGGAAGGCGTGTGGATCGCGGCGCCCGGCACGGGCGAGAAGGGTTTCATCAACGTGCAGTTTGATGTGCGTACTCCAGGCGGTCATTCTTCCGTGCCACCTGACCATACCTCCATTGGCATCTCGGCAGAGATTATTCACGACATCGAAAGCGAGGCATTCCCGCCCAAGTTCACTCCAGAAAACCCGGTAACTCAGTACTATCAATGTGCTGCTCAGTACTCTGAGACGATGGACGAGGGTTTGAGACTGGACTTTTTGAGTGCCATGGAGGACGAGGGTTCGAATCGCAGGGTCCTGGAACATTTAATCAAAACTGGTGGTAAAAAGACCGAGtgtctcttcaaaaccacTAGAGCATTTGACATCATAAACGGCGGGATCAAGGCAAATGCGCTGCCTGAGAGtgtttccttcttgttgaattcGAGAGTCAGTGTCGAATCTTCCGTTGACGAAACCGTCAGTGTTTTCTCCAATGCGGCGTTGAAAGTCGCAAAGAAGTACGGTCTTGGCTACTCTATGAATGAAGACGTCTTAGTTGATGCCACAGACAGGGGCAGCGTTAAGCTTGTGGTCGAAAGAAGCCTAGAACCTGCACCGGTGTCACCGAACAACGAAGTCTGGAGAGAATTTGCTGGTTCGATCAAGGGTTTTTACGAGAAAGTGGTGTTTCCTGCCAAGTTCCAAAACAGTACAACGTCTTTGGTTGTGGCACCCTCGATTATGACTGCCAATACTGATACCTGTCATTACTGGAAGCTGACAAAGAATATATACCGCTATCAGCCAGGGTTTGCAATGGAGGATACTTTGAGTACGATCCACTCGGTCAATGAGCACGTTGATGCCGAAACAGTGATGCAGGTGGTGGGATTCTACTACAACTACATCCACTTGGTTAACGGGCAAGATTTCTAA
- a CDS encoding uncharacterized protein (ancestral locus Anc_7.487), with translation MIESWLFVRMFATRKFEFWLGRPSFDLDTGTAVAQRRFVVNKYALALIVCSLGAAVGSEFLQRLLSSGRRSFDPMDMICNVLGSVTGIAVAHYQER, from the coding sequence ATGATTGAGTCGTGGTTGTTTGTCCGGATGTTTGCCACGCGGAAGTTCGAATTCTGGCTGGGGAGGCCGTCATTTGACCTTGATACCGGCACTGCGGTCGCTCAGCGGCGCTTCGTGGTCAACAAGTATGCCCTTGCCTTGATCGTCTGCTCGCTGGGGGCCGCAGTCGGTAGCgaattccttcaaagactCTTGTCTTCTGGCCGTCGGTCTTTTGACCCGATGGACATGATATGCAATGTTTTAGGAAGCGTTACAGGAATCGCTGTCGCGCACTACCAAGAACGATGA
- the RSM7 gene encoding mitochondrial 37S ribosomal protein uS7m (ancestral locus Anc_7.486) produces the protein MFKLSGSRLQRPLAAVARMSRYNNCQMAVRPLPISRFQSTDTKTVDRNEFSDEKIDEWLDAIKSLRAEFSEHEFLPESSLAPPGQSRIDIIEDVMSQDRKFEPSAQQVEEWERLKDVPIPQRRDPVVQHVTNMIMRHGKKQRAEKILSRALYLVFCHLRQDPVQILKKALDDLAPLMMVRTFNTGVAKAAVIPVPLNQRQRNRIAWKWIVEGASKRASSDFSVRLGEELIAVFKGNSSGFDKRDQIHKTAIAHRAYIRLK, from the coding sequence ATGTTCAAGTTGAGTGGAAGCAGATTGCAACGCCCGCTGGCGGCGGTTGCTCGAATGAGCCGGTACAACAATTGTCAGATGGCAGTGCGTCCCCTACCAATATCACGATTCCAAAGTACCGATACCAAGACCGTTGATCGCAATGAGTTTAGTGACGAGAAAATCGACGAGTGGCTAGATGCCATCAAATCTCTGAGAGCTGAGTTTTCAGAACACGAATTCTTGCCGGAGTCATCTTTGGCTCCACCGGGACAGTCAAGAATAGATATTATAGAGGATGTGATGTCTCAGGATAGAAAATTTGAACCTTCAGCACAACAAGTGGAAGAATGGGAAAGACTGAAAGATGTTCCAATCCCTCAAAGAAGGGACCCAGTGGTACAACACGTCACCAACATGATAATGAGACACGGAAAGAAGCAGCGTGCAGAGAAGATCCTTTCGAGGGCTCTGTATCTGGTGTTTTGTCACTTGCGTCAGGACCCAGTGCaaatattgaagaaggcgcTGGACGACTTGGCGCCGCTCATGATGGTTAGAACTTTCAACACCGGCGTTGCAAAGGCGGCCGTGATCCCCGTCCCGTTGAATCAAAGGCAGAGGAACAGAATCGCCTGGAAGTGGATCGTGGAAGGCGCAAGCAAGAGAGCCTCGTCTGATTTTTCCGTCAGACTAGGCGAGGAATTGATCGCTGTGTTCAAAGGCAACAGTTCGGGATTCGATAAGAGAGACCAGATACACAAGACGGCAATCGCCCACAGAGCCTATATTAGATTGAAATGA
- the ECM13 gene encoding Ecm13p (ancestral locus Anc_7.483) codes for MIGPLTVSQQYLLASKARSKLMKCANAGKNKDYDLRVLVGHANMLDRLMDNIEKFNSKDGGASGSYGAEYISSDEDSDEENRDFSSDSSSEDDSEAEEDDSSDSDYSDSSEREECDERVRYTPLGLARPNGLDAVVTVTIDQCLEDEEEYESDSESDVDEHGFEMDLSMMPLAFKTRDVGMSGQVAIHEPLIV; via the coding sequence ATGATCGGACCGCTCACTGTGTCACAACAATATCTATTGGCTAGCAAGGCCCGTAGCAAACTTATGAAATGTGCCAACGCTGGCAAAAATAAAGACTACGATTTGCGAGTGTTGGTCGGTCACGCCAATATGTTAGACAGACTGATGGATAACATTGAGAAGTTCAACTCGAAGGACGGCGGTGCGTCTGGTTCATATGGAGCAGAGTATATTTCTAGCGACGAGGACTCGGATGAGGAGAACAGAGATTTTTCGTCGGACTCGTCCAGCGAAGACGATTCCGAGGCGGAAGAGGACGACAGCAGCGACAGTGACTACAGCGATAGCAGTGAACGGGAGGAGTGTGACGAGAGGGTGAGGTACACTCCATTGGGTCTCGCGAGACCCAATGGACTGGACGCGGTGGTTACTGTGACGATCGACCAGTGTCTggaggatgaggaggagTACGAATCGGACAGCGAGAGCGATGTGGATGAGCACGGTTTCGAGATGGATTTGTCGATGATGCCACTGGCGTTCAAGACGCGCGACGTCGGCATGAGTGGCCAGGTCGCGATCCATGAACCGCTCATTGTCTAG
- the EDE1 gene encoding Ede1p (ancestral locus Anc_7.488), with translation MSSLSFQTPLTPEEKRLYGEQFRKLDEEELGIVTGEALKPLFAGSGLSGQKLSQVWSLVDENNNGFLNLEEYSAALRAIGHLQQYPNLPVTGDLYAHPPAKLAVLDGAQAGVQSGNQQPSTSIPILAPQDVSKYSQLFERAANGAVSLPGDKAKEIFLKARLPTQTLGEIWGLCDRNASGSLDKAEFVMAMHLIQLCMSNNPSVNPMPHTLPSQLWNTIGASVAATVSPLSANSTGRSSLGRRSTISRLSSGVFNSASTDWSLTFEKKQQFDAIFDSLDKSHKGSLDSQALVPFFLSSRLNQDTLASIWDLADIHNNAEFTKVEFAIAMFLIQKRNAGVELPDVIPDQLLQSPALGLYQQQQPAHQLHQQVPQQQPNIAIPSRNTKPSFQEAPQPQITQNSNNGSLSELLALNSSFASPSSQTPVRRNSSNFGREAPSTGAAAAHQTRSVPGKADWNPNVIREDDEDAPQSQNLQQQPQQLQQQPQQLQQQPQQLQQQPQQLQQQPQQLQQQPQQLQQQPQQPQQQPQQQQYQQSTQVQQAQYQNVPQPVSKSAPPAVVPRASWSNLPKVPDFSSFALPGAIAGAAGAAGALMAGAAAASGHRNNDLYADAEASSQLSSATTEMANLSNQVNSLSKQASLTNERKARAEKELKRVNEMKSAIQGKLSTLRSTHEQNVKQTEQLEADLATINRENETLNQQLAVVEGNYHATETKLRDLSEEFQQAQDKNSQLKEQISSLNAMSATLQSQLAEKQQHVKQERSLIDVNGKQLEVNQMTVANFQSEIQGLDEKLTIYLTKRKELDDYQKTVEDQHAQLQSKYQELEAGNSELKAREQELAQRTEQVEEQEKLYEQHVERLQRMFEDLSKRKESLDRAEEDLEKQHFEYASKVQELSDRQMKLAMGELPSDSGQIVSRSAVVPNTKHDADISKFVEDSVANSKLSNPGNEDEDRAESEVFDKDVPTTGSQTEADEELEARAPVSHAETAVTLADGFESDLNEYGIPRTQSLTSSVANNPPHSVMDDAELPQKLDETSGANVEDKDLTVAAAQIPGHWEEATVSTAGTTKHEIIPKNPSEKPLDKPVGASDQLSDKNIGSVPEEVLPIENLKLNEEEASSSNDEFEDTREDLNPHAGQSVRDSPVMLGGQAASYQVPSETPATVATLSTSTADAAASPARDAFDDAFTGLQQAADEEAHAVGDEQQITESIEEFEKIEHKDLDEELQQNAFTGTLTSEATVRAKDTNNGSDNTSNDEWDEIFAGFGNGDASAGSKGIAKDTQQQHPIPIKPNEGYSSSPVNRKLATTPRSLAVEELSGMGFTEQEATSALEQCNWDLEAATNFLLDNA, from the coding sequence ATGAGCTCGTTATCCTTTCAGACACCTCTTACACCAGAGGAAAAAAGGCTCTACGGGGAACAATTCCGGAAAttggatgaggaagagctAGGTATAGTAACGGGTGAGGCCCTCAAACCCCTATTTGCTGGTTCTGGGTTATCAGGTCAGAAACTGTCACAAGTTTGGTCTCTTGTTGATGAGAATAACAACGGATTTTTAAACCTTGAGGAATATAGTGCTGCTTTGAGAGCAATCGGACATTTACAGCAGTATCCAAACTTACCGGTTACGGGTGATCTGTATGCACATCCTCCCGCTAAGCTGGCGGTTTTAGATGGAGCTCAAGCTGGCGTCCAGAGCGGAAATCAGCAGCCATCCACATCAATTCCAATATTGGCACCTCAGGATGTATCAAAGTATTCTCAGCTGTTTGAAAGAGCTGCCAACGGCGCCGTCAGCTTGCCAGGTGATAAAGCAAAGGagatctttttgaaagccAGATTACCCACTCAAACCTTGGGCGAAATCTGGGGCCTTTGTGATAGGAACGCTTCTGGTTCTCTGGATAAGGCGGAGTTCGTGATGGCGATGCACTTGATACAGCTTTGTATGTCCAACAATCCTTCTGTCAATCCTATGCCGCATACGTTACCTAGTCAACTGTGGAACACAATCGGTGCCAGTGTTGCTGCAACAGTGAGTCCGTTGAGTGCTAATTCTACTGGTAGATCGTCTTTGGGAAGGCGAAGCACTATATCTCGCCTTTCATCGGGAGTCTTCAACAGTGCTTCCACTGACTGGTCACTGACTTTTGAGAAAAAGCAGCAGTTTGATGCAATTTTCGACTCTTTAGATAAATCGCATAAGGGCTCGCTAGACTCTCAGGCCCTCGTTCCGttttttctctcttcgaGGCTGAATCAAGACACGCTTGCTAGCATTTGGGATTTGGCTGATATTCACAACAATGCGGAATTTACCAAAGTGGAATTTGCCATTGCCATGTTCTTAATCCAGAAGAGAAATGCTGGAGTCGAACTGCCAGATGTGATTCCTGATCAACTGTTGCAATCTCCAGCCTTGGGCTTAtatcagcaacagcagccgGCTCATCAGCTTCACCAACAGGTTCCTCAGCAGCAACCTAACATTGCAATTCCATCGAGAAACACGAAACCTTCATTTCAGGAAGCACCTCAGCCGCAAATCACGCAAAATTCTAACAACGGATCTTTGAGCGAATTGCTGGCATTAAACAGTTCTTTCGCTTCGCCTTCGTCACAAACTCCAGTTCGTCGCAACTCAAGCAACTTTGGGCGCGAAGCTCCAAGTACAGGTGCAGCTGCGGCGCATCAAACTAGAAGTGTGCCGGGGAAAGCGGACTGGAATCCCAATGTAATAAGggaagacgatgaggacgCACCGCAATCTCAGAATCTACAGCAGCAACCCCAGCAGCTACAACAGCAACCCCAGCAGCTACAACAGCAACCCCAGCAGCTACAACAGCAACCCCAGCAGCTACAACAGCAACCCCAGCAGCTACAACAGCAACCCCAGCAGCTACAACAGCAACCACAGCAGCCACAACAGCAGccccagcagcagcagtatCAACAAAGTACTCAAGTTCAACAAGCTCAGTATCAGAATGTGCCTCAGCCTGTCTCAAAGAGCGCGCCTCCTGCTGTTGTCCCCCGCGCTTCGTGGTCCAACCTGCCTAAGGTGCCTGACTTTAGCTCATTTGCGCTGCCCGGAGCTATTGCAGGTGCAGCGGGTGCAGCAGGTGCGCTCATGGCGGGTGCTGCCGCTGCTTCAGGACATAGAAATAATGATCTGTATGCTGATGCTGAAGCATCATCTCAGCTTTCCTCAGCCACAACAGAGATGGCAAACTTGTCCAATCAAGTGAACTCCTTATCGAAGCAAGCCAGTTTGACTAACGAAAGGAAGGCTAGGGCAGAGAAGGAGCTTAAGCGTGTCAACGAGATGAAAAGTGCCATTCAAGGCAAGCTGTCCACTTTACGCTCGACTCATGAACAAAATGTGAAGCAAACGGAACAACTGGAGGCAGACCTTGCTACAATCAACAGAGAGAACGAAACTTTGAACCAACAATTGGCCGTGGTAGAAGGCAACTACCACGCTACGGAAACGAAGCTGAGAGATTTATCGGAAGAATTCCAGCAGGCTCAAGATAAGAACTCCCAGCTTAAGGAACAAATATCGAGCTTAAACGCAATGTCTGCCACTTTGCAGTCCCAACTAGCCGAAAAGCAACAGCATGTGAAGCAGGAAAGATCTTTAATCGATGTCAATGGCAAGCAATTGGAGGTCAACCAAATGACTGTTGCCAATTTCCAAAGCGAGATACAAGGCTTAGACGAGAAACTAACCATATATCTGACAAAGCGCAAGGAGCTAGATGATTATCAGAAAACTGTGGAAGATCAACATGCCCAATTGCAAAGCAAATACCAGGAGCTTGAGGCTGGTAACTCAGAGTTGAAAGCTCGAGAACAGGAGCTGGCCCAGCGAACCGAGCAGGTTGAGGAGCAAGAAAAGTTATATGAGCAACATGTCGAGCGTTTGCAAAGGATGTTCGAAGATCtctcgaagagaaaggaaTCCCTTGACagagctgaagaagatctaGAAAAGCAACACTTCGAATATGCTAGTAAGGTGCAAGAGCTATCTGACAGACAGATGAAATTAGCGATGGGCGAGTTGCCTAGTGACAGTGGGCAAATTGTTTCCAGAAGCGCAGTGGTTCCGAATACGAAGCACGACGCAGATATCTCGAAGTTCGTGGAAGATAGTGTGGCCAACTCTAAATTGAGTAATCCAGGcaatgaagatgaagacaGAGCTGAAAGCGAAGTTTTTGATAAAGACGTTCCCACAACCGGTTCGCAAACtgaagcagatgaagaattaGAGGCTAGGGCACCTGTGAGTCATGCAGAGACGGCGGTCACCTTAGCTGACGGTTTCGAAAGCGATTTGAACGAGTACGGAATTCCAAGAACACAGTCTTTAACTTCGTCGGTTGCTAACAACCCTCCACATTCAGTCATGGACGATGCAGAGTTGCCGCAAAAATTGGACGAAACCAGTGGAGCCAATGTCGAGGACAAGGACCTCACAGTTGCAGCTGCTCAGATACCGGGCCATTGGGAAGAAGCTACTGTCTCAACAGCAGGCACTACGAAACATGAAATCATTCCGAAGAATCCCTCAGAGAAGCCTCTCGACAAACCGGTTGGTGCCTCTGATCAGCTGTCTGATAAAAATATTGGATCAGTACCAGAGGAAGTTTTACCAATAGAGAACTTGAAATTgaatgaagaggaagcttcatcttccaACGATGAGTTTGAAGATACGAGGGAGGATTTGAACCCTCATGCAGGACAGAGCGTTAGAGACTCTCCTGTTATGCTAGGGGGACAAGCAGCAAGTTACCAAGTACCTTCAGAAACCCCAGCTACTGTTGCAACCTTATCGACAAGCACAGCCGATGCCGCAGCCTCTCCCGCCAGAGATGCTTTTGACGATGCTTTCACGGGCCTTCAGCAGGCTgctgatgaggaagcaCATGCTGTAGGAGACGAGCAGCAAATCACTGAATCGatcgaagagtttgaaaagattgaacaCAAAGACCTAGATGAGGAGCTTCAACAGAACGCGTTCACGGGTACTCTAACAAGTGAAGCTACCGTTCGTGCTAAGGATACCAACAATGGCTCCGATAACACCAGCAATGATGAGTGGGACGAGATCTTCGCCGGTTTCGGAAACGGCGACGCATCTGCAGGCAGCAAAGGCATCGCAAAGGACACCCAGCAACAGCATCCGATTCCAATCAAGCCAAATGAAGGCTACTCCAGCTCGCCGGTGAACAGGAAACTGGCTACCACGCCTAGGTCGCTGGCTGTCGAGGAATTGAGTGGAATGGGCTTCACTGAGCAAGAGGCGACAAGCGCCTTGGAGCAATGCAATTGGGACTTGGAGGCCGCCACAAACTTCCTTCTAGACAATGCTTAG
- the COR1 gene encoding ubiquinol--cytochrome-c reductase subunit COR1 (ancestral locus Anc_7.484) — protein MLRTTTLRCSSKLLKRSIATQAAPKAEVTELSNGIIVATKHNGQSLTNSVGFVFGSGSTAENPYNNGVSNLWSNLFTEKGNAGEAARKGFSLESKVGREYQSYLVNSKPGQVSKALEFLQSKFSSSLNESVFENTKRSVLDQVEKFETNNHAGRALEHLHSTAFQNTPLSLPTRGTVESIETLIPSDLESFASNHFLASNTVVVGAGNVSHEELVKAVESQVSLKSGTKPAAKKASSFLGSEVRLRDDTLSKAYIAIAAEGEKVTSPDYFTSLLAAQVFGSYNAAEPSSRLQGVKLLDIIQEYQICDTFDHFSLGYQDSGLWGFTTTTSAIGSIDDLVHFTLKQWNRLTTSVTETEVARAKALLKLKLASLATDNATVATNLGASALVNKAKTDLTEAYSKIDSLTAKDVKQWAGNRLWDQDIAIAGVGRIEGLLDYMRIRADMSMMRW, from the coding sequence ATGTTGAGAACCACTACTCTAAGGTGTTCTtcgaagcttttgaaaagatcaattgcgaCTCAGGCTGCGCCAAAGGCGGAAGTGACCGAATTGTCTAACGGTATTATCGTTGCTACGAAACATAATGGCCAATCTTTGACGAATTCCGTTGGGTTTGTGTTTGGGTCGGGTTCTACCGCAGAGAATCCATACAACAACGGTGTGTCTAACCTTTGGTCCAACCTTTTCACTGAGAAAGGGAACGCTGGCGAGGCTGCCAGGAAGGGATTTTCTTTGGAGAGCAAAGTTGGTAGGGAATACCAATCTTATCTCGTGAACTCTAAGCCCGGTCAGGTTTCTAAGGCTTTGGAGTTTCTACAGTCGAAATTTTCGTCGTCTTTGAACGAGTCCGTCTTTGAAAATACCAAGAGATCGGTATTGGATCAAGTCGAAAAGTTCGAGACAAACAATCATGCGGGCCGTGCTTTGGAACATCTACATTCTACTGCTTTCCAGAACACTCCCTTGTCTCTACCAACTAGAGGCACCGTCGAGTCGATCGAGACTTTGATCCCTTCCGACTTGGAGTCGTTTGCGTCGAACCACTTCTTGGCTTCCAACACTGTGGTGGTGGGTGCCGGTAACGTTTCGCACGAGGAGTTGGTGAAGGCTGTTGAGTCGCAggtttctttgaagtctgGCACAAAGccagctgcaaagaagGCCTCCTCTTTCCTGGGTTCAGAGGTCAGGTTGAGAGACGACACCCTGTCGAAGGCCTACATCGCGATCGCTGCGGAGGGTGAAAAAGTTACCTCCCCAGACTACTTCACTTCTCTCTTGGCAGCTCAGGTGTTCGGCTCTTACAACGCTGCCgaaccttcttcaagactaCAAGGTGTTAAGCTGTTGGATATCATCCAGGAATACCAAATCTGTGACACCTTTGACCACTTCTCGCTAGGTTACCAGGACTCCGGTCTATGGGGGTTCACTACCACCACCAGCGCTATCGGCTCCATCGATGACCTTGTCCATTTCACTTTGAAACAGTGGAACAGATTGACCACCTCTGTCACGGAGACTGAGGTCGCGCGTGCCAAGGCTTTGCTAAAATTGAAATTGGCCTCGCTAGCTACCGATAACGCCACTGTCGCCACCAACTTGGGTGCCAGCGCCCTAGTGAACAAGGCAAAGACCGACTTGACCGAAGCTTACTCCAAGATCGATTCCTTGACCGCCAAGGACGTCAAACAATGGGCTGGTAACAGATTGTGGGATCAAGACATCGCCATCGCCGGTGTGGGCCGTATCGAAGGCTTGTTGGACTACATGAGAATTAGAGCAGATATGTCTATGATGAGATGGTGA